The following is a genomic window from Actinomadura sp. WMMB 499.
CACGGGCACGCACGCGTCCTCGAAGGCGAGGTGGCTGTCGCAGGCCAGGGTGGACGACTTGGCGGCGGGGTCGTCGCCGCAGAACATGACGACGCCGCCGTTGGGGCCCGCGCCCATCGCGTTCGCGTGCTTCAGGGCGTCCCCGCAGCGGTCGAGGCCCGGCCCCTTCCCGTACCAGGCGCCCGCGACGCCGTCGACGCCGTCGTAGTCGATGACCGCGCCCATCTGGCTGCCCCAGACGGTCGCGGCGGCGAGCTCCTCGTTGAGGCCGGGCCGGTGGACGACGCGGTGCGCGGCGAGGACGTCCGCCATGCGGTCCATGCTCAGGTCGAAGCCCCCGAGCGGGGAACCCGGATAGCCGGACACCATCGTGGCGGTGTCCAGTCCGTCCCGCTCGTCCAGTTCGCGGCGGAGGACGAGCAGGCGCACCAGCGCGTCGACCCCGGACAGCGTCGCGGCCGTCAAGAAAGGACCCCCGGGTTGACGTAGGCGAACTCGCCGCCCTTCATGACGGCCCGCCGCAGCTCGGGGCGCTGCAGGACCGTCACGTCCGTGGCCGGGTCCCCGTCGACGACCAGCAGGTCGGCGAGGTACCCGGCGCGGACCTGCCCGATGTCGAGCCGCGCGGCCGGGCCCATGTTGCGGGTGGCGGTGCAGATCGCCTCGACCGGCGTCATGCCCGCCAGCTCGACGTAGCGCTGCAGCTCGGCGGCGTAGGTGCCGTGGCGGGTCCACTGGTGGCCGAAGTCGCCGCCCGACAGGATCGGGACGCCCGCCGCCCGCAGCATCGCCATGCCCTCGATCTGGGACCGCAGTTCCAGCGGGTAGCCGGACGCCTCGATCCGCTCGGGCGTCATCCCCCACGGTTCGGCGTGCCCGTTCACCATCGCGTACAGGTAGTGGAGCCCGGGGCACACCCAGACGTCGCCGCGCCGCGCCTCGAGCGCCTTGACGGCCGCGCCGTCCAGGAAGCACGCGTGGTGGACGATCCGGACGCCGGTGCGCGCCGCCATCGCGACGCTCGCCGAGCCGCGCGCGTGGACCGTGATGAACGCGCCGTGCCGGTCGGCCTCCGCGACGGCGGCCTCCAGCATCTCGTCGTTCATGTACACGTCCTCGGACGGGTGCTCGGGGACGACGCCGTCGCCGGAGATGAACAGTTTGAGCGCCCGCGCGCCCATGTCGCACTGGCGGGCGACGATGTCGCGCAGCTCGGCGGCGTTCCCGGCGACCTCCATCAGCTCGCCGTCCGCGCCGAGCCCGCCGACCTCCGCGACCATGGGGCCGCTGGGGACGATCCGGGGCCCGGGGATGAGCCCCCGGTCGATCGCGTCCTTGGCGAGCAGGTCGTCCTGCGGCTGGGTGACGCCGGCGCCGATGATGCACGTGTAGCCGCTCTCCAGGAACGTCCGCACGACGGCGGCGACGTCGAGCATGTGGCGTCCGGGCGGGGTCGCGGCGATGCCGGCGTGGTCGAACACGAAGTCCAGCGGCCAGCTCGTGTGCACGTGCGCGTCGCCGAGGCCGGGCAGGACGGTCGCCCCGGCCAGATCGACGGTCCGCACGGCGGCGGGGTCGGCGTCCAGGCCGCCCGGCGCGACCGCGGCGATCCGGTCGCCCTCGATCAGGACGTCGGCGGCGGCGGGCCGCTCGTCCGGTGCGCCGGAGCAGGTGAGCACGCGTGCGTTCG
Proteins encoded in this region:
- a CDS encoding amidohydrolase family protein; the protein is MADRTLLTNARVLTCSGAPDERPAAADVLIEGDRIAAVAPGGLDADPAAVRTVDLAGATVLPGLGDAHVHTSWPLDFVFDHAGIAATPPGRHMLDVAAVVRTFLESGYTCIIGAGVTQPQDDLLAKDAIDRGLIPGPRIVPSGPMVAEVGGLGADGELMEVAGNAAELRDIVARQCDMGARALKLFISGDGVVPEHPSEDVYMNDEMLEAAVAEADRHGAFITVHARGSASVAMAARTGVRIVHHACFLDGAAVKALEARRGDVWVCPGLHYLYAMVNGHAEPWGMTPERIEASGYPLELRSQIEGMAMLRAAGVPILSGGDFGHQWTRHGTYAAELQRYVELAGMTPVEAICTATRNMGPAARLDIGQVRAGYLADLLVVDGDPATDVTVLQRPELRRAVMKGGEFAYVNPGVLS